A stretch of DNA from Thiothrix subterranea:
TCATGCGCTATGCAGCGCCGTCATTCGGGGCGGTGGCGCTGATTTGGCTGCGGGTAGCGATTGCGGCGGCGTGCCTGTTGCCGTTGTTATGGTGGCGTGGGCAAAGTGGGCTGTTGCGGCAAAATATGGGCGCAATGCTGGTGGTGGGTTTGCTCAATTCCGCCGTGCCGTTTGTGCTAATTGCTTGGGCGGTGCTGTCGATTACATCCGGGCTGGCGTCGATTCTGAATGCGGTCACGCCGATTTTTACCGCGCTAATTGGCGCATTGTGGCTGAATGAGCGGCTCAGCAAGTCGCAGATGCTGGGTTTGCTGATCGGGTTTGTCGGGGTATTGCTGCTGGCAGCGGACAAGGCCGATTTCAAAGCGGGCGGTTCTGGCTGGGCGATTGTGGCGCTGCTGGGCGCGACCTTGTGCTACGGAATTGTGACCCATTACACCCGGCACAAGCTGGCGGGGGTTCCCTCATTAGTCACGGCAACCGGGGCGCAACTGGCGGCGGCTATTGTGTTGTTGCCATTAGCGTATGCATTTTGGCCTGCGGTTATGCCTGACGTTAAGGCATGGCTGGCGGTGATTGGGCTGGGCGTGGGGTGTACTGCGCTGGCGTTCGCGCTGTTTTTCCGGTTACTCGCGCAAGTGGGGGCATCACGGGCGGTGACGGTCACGTTTTTGATTCCGGTGTTCGGGGTGTTGTGGGGCAGCCTGTTTCTGGGTGAAACGGTGAGTGCGTCGATGCTGGTGGGTGGGGCAGTGATTGTGTTGGGAACGGCGCTGGCAACAGGGGTGGTGCGTTTGCCCGCCGTTTTAGCTTAAGATCACGCCTTTACAGCCAGCTCAGGTCAATACCATGTCAGACAATGCCAGCAACCCCGCCGAACCCGTGTGGACAGTTGTCCAACAAGCCGCCGCCGATGACGGTTTACACCTGTTACGGCTGCTGGATGTGGGGGTAAATTTCCCGTTTCGGAATTACCCGGAACGCTTCAGCATTTTGTGGGAATTTACCGAACTCGACGCCGAAGGCTTGCCCAGTGCGACAGAACTCACCCGCATGAAGGATTTTGAAAACGCCTTGTGCGCGGTGATGCAAGCCGACCATGCCGCCTTATTGGTAATGGTGTTCACCGAGCCTACCCACCGCGAATTTATCTGGTTGGCACGGAATAAATCCGCTTTCACAAATCGGCTCAATACGGCGGAAAGTTTGGGCGCGAAACTCCCCATCACCCTTGACCACGAAACCGATACGCAGGGCGATTTCTACCTGTCGTATGCGACAAAAGTGGTGGAACGTTTGAAACCAGCAGCGACATAAACGTTGCGGTCAAACCGGCGTTAGCATTGGCGAATATGGAACTGGTGATGTCGCGGTTGGTATGAGTCGTTCCTTGATTAGGGCGGTCTTCAGAACTAGCCGCTGTTTGTCTTGAACTGGGATTTTTAGGATTAACGCCGATTCCATGGCAGCAAACACGCGGATAAATTAGTCACTACATCCAACTCCGCCCGCTGCTTTCCGCCTGATACAAGCTGTCATTCACAATGCGCTTACACGCTACCCAGGGAATGAACGGCACACCTTGAGCGCCCGACGCAAACACCAGCCGCACATGGCACAAGTTTTTGCGTTGCAACCACCAGCTTTGCGCATAACTCACCTGCTGCACCTTAAAAATCGGCAGGCAATAATAATTCACCCCAATCAGCCCTTTGCGGATATACAGAAACTGACTATCCAGTGCATACCCCCAGCGTCGCCAACGCAACACAATCAACCCGCCTACCCAAGCCCCTATCAGTAACACGACGTTTGCCAATAGCGGCGAGTCAGGGCGCAACAGCCATTGCGACAGCCCAACCATCACCAAACAAAACAACGCCGGTCGGATTAAAAAACGCCAATCAATCGGCTGAAACACCACCTCGGCTAAACGCTGCTCTGGCAACGCCTCTGCCAGCAGCGCCTGCGCATCCATCGGCGTAACGGCAGGAATCATAATCCGCCCTGCTTCGGCTAAATCAGCCCGTGGTGCTTGAATTTGCTCGAAACGCACATTGCAGCGCCCAAACACACGATCCAGCCAGCTTTGTTGCAACTGCACCCATTGCAAGCGTGACAGTTTCATACTTACTTCGTGGCGGGTGAATAAGCCGCAACGCTGGATATAACGTTCGCCCCGCTGCACCAAGCTGTAATCAAAAAAGCTCAACATCGCACCAGCGACCGACAACAACCCCATGATCGTCACCACCAACAACACAATACCTAACGCCAGCACGACCAGCCAGCTCAGTGATTGCTGCGTAGGGTCAAAATACTGCAACACATCAACGCCCAACGTTTCCAACCGCCCGCTGATCCGTTCGAGCGCGTTGTCCCAAAACGGTGTCGTTGCCGCCAAAAACACCCACACCCGGTTATTGCTAATCCCATAAATCAGCAAATCGCCCACACTGCGCCGATTAAGCAGCCGTTCGCTCGGAATTGCATCTGTCACATCATCAATATCGCTGGCAATGGTATCTTGGGTAATTGTTGTGATTGAATGCGCGGCATAAATGGCGTGTTGCAAGGCTTCCGCTTGTAAACGCGACAACGCGACCAGTTGCGCCTCTTCGCGACTAGAACCGGCGGTATCCAACTGCACCATCACATGATCCGTGAAGCGATAATAC
This window harbors:
- a CDS encoding DMT family transporter; its protein translation is MTPRNLFDLILLAALWGGSFLFMRYAAPSFGAVALIWLRVAIAAACLLPLLWWRGQSGLLRQNMGAMLVVGLLNSAVPFVLIAWAVLSITSGLASILNAVTPIFTALIGALWLNERLSKSQMLGLLIGFVGVLLLAADKADFKAGGSGWAIVALLGATLCYGIVTHYTRHKLAGVPSLVTATGAQLAAAIVLLPLAYAFWPAVMPDVKAWLAVIGLGVGCTALAFALFFRLLAQVGASRAVTVTFLIPVFGVLWGSLFLGETVSASMLVGGAVIVLGTALATGVVRLPAVLA
- a CDS encoding DUF695 domain-containing protein, with translation MSDNASNPAEPVWTVVQQAAADDGLHLLRLLDVGVNFPFRNYPERFSILWEFTELDAEGLPSATELTRMKDFENALCAVMQADHAALLVMVFTEPTHREFIWLARNKSAFTNRLNTAESLGAKLPITLDHETDTQGDFYLSYATKVVERLKPAAT
- a CDS encoding PH domain-containing protein, with the protein product MADNALQKLENWQHLSPIALLYFSLQSLQAVFGSVFYLIPLTIFTYRGLQDSPLLTLGVMLLGLGLFAGIAVLRYYFYQFRVSGDTVDIQAGIIQKTQLNLPFERIQNVKLEQPLYYRFTDHVMVQLDTAGSSREEAQLVALSRLQAEALQHAIYAAHSITTITQDTIASDIDDVTDAIPSERLLNRRSVGDLLIYGISNNRVWVFLAATTPFWDNALERISGRLETLGVDVLQYFDPTQQSLSWLVVLALGIVLLVVTIMGLLSVAGAMLSFFDYSLVQRGERYIQRCGLFTRHEVSMKLSRLQWVQLQQSWLDRVFGRCNVRFEQIQAPRADLAEAGRIMIPAVTPMDAQALLAEALPEQRLAEVVFQPIDWRFLIRPALFCLVMVGLSQWLLRPDSPLLANVVLLIGAWVGGLIVLRWRRWGYALDSQFLYIRKGLIGVNYYCLPIFKVQQVSYAQSWWLQRKNLCHVRLVFASGAQGVPFIPWVACKRIVNDSLYQAESSGRSWM